A section of the Pseudanabaena mucicola str. Chao 1806 genome encodes:
- a CDS encoding cadmium resistance transporter encodes MSWLEGTIATGLAVAVATTLDDNIYLTSFFGRVSRTFRPRHVVIGEFLGFTILVCISMIGFFVGMVVPDMWIGLLGCLPVIIGINQLLSKEENNDRPDELDHVHTEVGRPRIKQSLWSTLRDPKTHRVTAVHISNGGNNIAVYIPLFATSSLPSLGVILGMCYLTVGFWCLCSYSLTRFPGISVLVARYGSKICPLILIYLGISILIKAQSYRLILPI; translated from the coding sequence ATGAGTTGGTTAGAAGGAACAATCGCCACAGGTCTAGCAGTTGCAGTAGCAACAACCCTTGACGATAATATTTATCTAACATCATTCTTTGGAAGAGTAAGCCGTACTTTTCGTCCCCGTCACGTCGTAATTGGTGAATTCCTTGGATTTACAATTTTAGTCTGTATTAGCATGATTGGCTTCTTTGTCGGAATGGTCGTTCCCGATATGTGGATTGGCTTGCTAGGTTGCCTACCGGTTATTATTGGAATCAATCAGCTACTAAGTAAAGAAGAAAATAATGATAGACCTGATGAATTAGATCACGTTCATACCGAAGTTGGCAGACCTCGCATTAAGCAGTCATTATGGTCAACACTTCGTGATCCTAAGACCCATCGTGTCACTGCCGTGCATATCTCTAATGGAGGTAACAATATTGCAGTCTATATACCTTTGTTTGCAACTAGTAGCTTGCCTAGCCTTGGCGTGATCTTGGGCATGTGCTACTTGACTGTTGGTTTCTGGTGTCTCTGTTCCTATAGCCTAACTCGTTTCCCTGGAATTTCTGTTTTGGTTGCCCGTTATGGCAGCAAAATCTGTCCTCTAATCTTAATTTATTTGGGAATCTCTATTCTGATTAAAGCGCAGTCCTATCGCTTGATTCTACCTATATAA
- a CDS encoding VOC family protein, producing MWLKAIDHIQITSTPELEADMLFFYGQALGLSEIPKPASLQAVGAWYQLGNIQVHIATEPEIPNIPSRRHIAFEVDDLEAFRQHLQSLNVEIIPDRQPLANCDRFYLRDPASNRIEIFEYH from the coding sequence ATGTGGCTTAAGGCGATAGACCATATTCAAATTACTTCCACACCTGAATTAGAAGCCGATATGCTCTTTTTCTATGGTCAGGCGCTAGGATTATCGGAAATCCCCAAACCTGCATCACTACAGGCTGTGGGTGCATGGTATCAACTGGGGAATATCCAAGTTCATATCGCGACGGAACCAGAAATTCCTAACATCCCCAGTAGACGACATATTGCTTTTGAAGTAGATGATTTGGAAGCTTTTCGTCAGCATTTACAAAGTCTGAATGTTGAGATTATTCCCGATCGCCAACCATTAGCAAATTGCGATCGCTTTTATCTGCGTGACCCTGCTAGCAATCGGATCGAGATTTTTGAATACCATTAA
- a CDS encoding U32 family peptidase, with protein sequence MTVNHKKTLEVETLIPSTIKAPELLAPAGNWECAKAAVENGADAIYFGLEKFNARMRAHNFIESDLTELMAFLHRRGVKGYVTLNTLIFTPELGSVESYLRSIIAAGVDAAIVQDVGLCRLIRHLSPDFPIHGSTQMTVTSVAGVEFAKSLGCDLVVLARECSITEIKKIQKQIGDRQIGMPLEVFVHGALCVAYSGQCLTSESLGGRSANRGECAQACRMPYEMIVDGQPVDLGDRRYLLSPQDLAGLDVLPDLIEAGVVSLKIEGRLKHPEYVASVTQVYRQAIDHVVQGLEHQVSVSDRYQLEMAFSRGLYTGWLNGIDNQSLVHARFGKKRGVYLGKIIQIRDGRDKQVVLRLQAPLKAGDGVVFDAGKSSDHEEGGRVYAVESQGKDTIVTFGRRDMDLRRVRVGDHLWKTSDPELDKQLRQTYTSNRILFQRPIEIEIHGEVGQTLTAIARDGQGNVAQVDSAMPLEMANNKPLTTERLTEQLGRLGNTPLCLRKLHNHLQGDAMLPVSELNRIRRELVEQIDKFSGSPKRWQINSHSYTDLLPKPESTPDIAPQIIVLVRNLEQLKAVLTTDISIIYCEFEDPTFYRNAVEMTRQSAHKPSIWVAPPRITKPNENYILKQVRSSNADGYLIRNYDHLEFFSEERIIADFSFNIANPLTANYFKQSFQIERLTASYDLSIHQLESLLKKCPAQWFEITIHQHMPMFHMEHCVFCAFLSKGTDYTNCGRPCDKYDVKLRDRTGAEHVLLADAGCRNTLFNGTAQTGAEFVQRFKEVGVRHFRLEFVNESPSQILETINRYQQLLDGKISGSNLWKELQLKNQLGVTRGSLESI encoded by the coding sequence ATGACTGTTAATCATAAAAAGACATTAGAGGTTGAAACCTTGATTCCCTCTACTATCAAAGCTCCTGAACTCCTTGCCCCTGCGGGGAATTGGGAATGTGCAAAGGCAGCAGTGGAAAATGGGGCGGATGCTATTTATTTTGGCTTGGAAAAGTTTAATGCGCGGATGCGGGCGCATAACTTTATAGAATCAGATTTAACTGAGTTGATGGCGTTTCTCCACCGTCGAGGCGTGAAGGGTTATGTGACATTGAATACTTTGATTTTTACACCAGAATTAGGCTCAGTAGAATCCTATTTGCGATCAATTATTGCGGCGGGAGTAGATGCGGCGATCGTGCAGGATGTGGGCTTATGTCGCTTAATTCGCCATTTGTCGCCCGACTTTCCCATTCACGGCTCAACCCAGATGACGGTTACTAGTGTTGCAGGGGTGGAGTTTGCCAAGTCTTTGGGCTGTGATCTGGTGGTTTTGGCGCGAGAATGCTCGATCACCGAAATTAAGAAAATTCAAAAACAAATCGGCGATCGCCAGATAGGCATGCCATTAGAAGTGTTTGTACATGGGGCTTTGTGTGTTGCCTATTCAGGACAATGTTTGACAAGTGAATCCCTTGGTGGGCGATCGGCAAATCGAGGGGAATGCGCCCAAGCCTGTCGAATGCCCTACGAGATGATTGTCGATGGTCAGCCAGTGGATTTGGGCGATCGCCGCTATTTACTTAGCCCACAAGATTTAGCAGGGTTAGATGTTTTGCCAGATTTGATCGAGGCGGGAGTGGTATCCCTCAAAATTGAGGGACGTTTGAAGCATCCTGAATATGTGGCAAGTGTGACGCAGGTATATCGTCAAGCCATTGATCATGTGGTGCAGGGTTTAGAGCATCAGGTGAGTGTAAGCGATCGCTACCAATTGGAAATGGCATTTTCGCGAGGTCTATACACAGGTTGGCTGAATGGTATCGACAATCAATCCCTTGTCCATGCCCGATTTGGTAAAAAGCGCGGCGTGTATTTGGGCAAAATCATCCAGATTCGGGATGGGCGTGATAAACAAGTGGTGTTGCGATTGCAAGCACCACTAAAAGCAGGAGATGGTGTGGTTTTTGATGCGGGTAAATCAAGCGATCACGAAGAAGGTGGGCGTGTTTATGCAGTGGAATCTCAGGGCAAGGATACAATTGTCACCTTTGGGCGGCGCGATATGGATTTACGGCGGGTGCGCGTCGGCGATCACCTTTGGAAAACTAGCGATCCTGAACTGGATAAACAATTGCGCCAAACCTATACCAGCAACAGGATTCTCTTTCAACGCCCTATTGAGATAGAAATTCATGGCGAAGTCGGACAGACTTTGACAGCGATCGCCCGTGACGGTCAGGGTAATGTTGCTCAAGTAGATTCAGCAATGCCTTTAGAGATGGCAAATAATAAACCCTTAACAACGGAAAGGTTAACGGAACAGTTGGGAAGATTAGGCAATACGCCTTTATGTTTGAGAAAGCTGCATAATCATTTGCAAGGTGATGCGATGTTGCCAGTGAGTGAACTAAATCGCATACGCCGCGAACTAGTCGAGCAGATAGATAAGTTTAGCGGCAGTCCTAAACGTTGGCAAATAAATTCCCATTCCTATACCGATCTATTGCCTAAGCCTGAATCTACTCCTGATATTGCGCCCCAAATTATTGTCTTAGTAAGAAATTTAGAACAATTAAAAGCAGTTCTCACTACCGATATTTCGATTATCTATTGTGAATTTGAAGATCCCACATTCTATCGAAATGCTGTGGAAATGACGAGGCAATCTGCTCATAAGCCAAGCATTTGGGTTGCACCACCACGCATTACTAAGCCCAATGAGAACTATATTCTTAAGCAAGTGCGGTCTAGTAATGCCGATGGTTATCTCATTCGCAATTATGACCATTTAGAATTTTTTTCCGAAGAAAGAATCATTGCCGACTTCTCCTTTAATATTGCCAATCCTTTAACCGCCAACTATTTCAAGCAATCTTTCCAAATAGAAAGACTCACTGCTTCCTACGATCTCAGCATCCATCAATTGGAATCTCTACTCAAAAAATGCCCTGCCCAATGGTTTGAAATCACGATTCATCAACATATGCCGATGTTCCATATGGAGCATTGCGTATTCTGTGCGTTTCTGTCTAAAGGCACTGATTACACTAATTGCGGTCGTCCCTGTGACAAGTATGATGTGAAATTACGCGATCGCACAGGAGCTGAACATGTCTTATTAGCTGACGCAGGTTGTCGGAATACATTATTTAACGGCACTGCTCAGACTGGAGCAGAATTTGTGCAACGCTTTAAGGAAGTCGGTGTGCGCCATTTTCGTCTAGAGTTTGTCAATGAGTCACCGTCACAGATATTAGAAACGATCAATCGTTATCAACAACTTTTAGATGGCAAAATTTCTGGTTCTAATCTTTGGAAGGAGTTACAGTTAAAAAATCAACTTGGTGTAACGAGAGGTTCCTTAGAGTCTATTTGA
- a CDS encoding zinc metallopeptidase, translating into MLFHSSYLILIPGMILMFWAQQRVKATYEKYADISSSLGMTGAQVAKTILQRMGIYDVTVEQVAGELTDHYDPSAKAVRLSESVYASSSLAAAAIAAHECGHVLQDVRGYQFMNVRASLVPVANIGANFGPLLVMAGLFLTSLGSLSTLFINIGIALFAGAILFHVVTLPVEFDASGRALKLINELGILQGNENIGARKVLNAAAWTYVATAIYAALQLVQLLLIRGDR; encoded by the coding sequence ATGTTGTTTCACTCATCCTATTTGATCTTGATTCCAGGCATGATCTTAATGTTTTGGGCGCAACAGCGCGTTAAAGCAACCTATGAAAAATATGCAGACATAAGCTCTAGTCTAGGTATGACAGGTGCACAGGTCGCCAAAACCATCCTCCAACGCATGGGCATATATGATGTGACGGTTGAGCAGGTTGCAGGTGAACTCACAGATCATTACGACCCCTCTGCGAAAGCTGTGCGTTTATCAGAATCAGTATATGCTTCATCATCCTTGGCAGCAGCAGCGATCGCTGCTCATGAATGCGGTCATGTACTCCAAGATGTGCGCGGCTATCAATTTATGAATGTCCGTGCATCACTAGTACCAGTGGCAAATATTGGCGCTAACTTTGGTCCTTTGCTCGTAATGGCGGGGCTATTTTTGACTTCTCTTGGTAGTCTAAGTACCTTGTTCATCAATATTGGCATTGCCTTATTTGCGGGTGCAATTCTATTCCATGTTGTTACCTTGCCTGTAGAGTTTGATGCTTCTGGTCGTGCACTAAAACTAATTAATGAACTGGGCATACTCCAAGGCAATGAAAATATCGGTGCTCGGAAGGTACTAAATGCAGCCGCTTGGACATATGTAGCTACCGCTATTTATGCTGCTCTACAACTCGTGCAACTACTCTTAATTCGAGGCGATCGTTAA
- a CDS encoding metallophosphoesterase family protein gives MRLIHTSDWHLGRKLKGVDRTPEIALALDEILKYAKEFEVDAIFVSGDIFDVPNPTTEAERVAYDFFYKLNQLSIPSIAIAGNHDSANRIDSLAHLLSLAGVRALGRPRIAEEGGIVNLETASGKLCIGAMPFASERKLLAAEDVWNKEALEQRNDYKSLVTYVLQDLANAFKSDAVNVILAHMTVDGAKFTGSEAAFYSGAMYSLSGQSIPSDCQYVGLGHIHRPQQIPNAAPTYYAGSLIQVDFGEVDEEKGFNLIEVETGRPAKVRFQPLTCHKPLKLVECHLEQLDEHLASHHNFEGYLKFAIAVDTPPIGLADRVRKVCPQAVIIEPKLIVNDSVQIPESKNNARSDPITEFQKFYRDRQKNLSPEVITAFKELYMEFSEISA, from the coding sequence ATGCGTTTAATACATACCTCAGATTGGCATTTAGGTAGAAAGTTAAAAGGAGTCGATCGCACACCTGAAATTGCCTTAGCCCTAGACGAAATCCTCAAATATGCAAAAGAATTTGAAGTGGATGCCATTTTTGTATCAGGCGATATTTTCGACGTACCTAATCCCACGACTGAAGCCGAGCGGGTTGCCTATGATTTTTTCTATAAGCTTAATCAGTTAAGTATTCCTTCCATAGCGATCGCAGGAAATCATGATTCGGCTAACCGTATTGATAGCCTTGCACATTTGCTATCTCTGGCAGGAGTGAGGGCTCTAGGTCGTCCCCGAATTGCCGAGGAAGGCGGCATTGTCAATCTAGAAACCGCGAGCGGCAAACTGTGCATTGGTGCGATGCCCTTCGCGTCGGAACGGAAGTTATTAGCCGCGGAAGATGTTTGGAATAAGGAAGCTTTGGAGCAGAGAAACGATTATAAAAGTCTAGTCACCTACGTTCTGCAAGACCTCGCTAATGCTTTTAAATCTGACGCGGTGAATGTGATACTGGCGCATATGACTGTTGATGGCGCAAAGTTTACTGGTTCTGAGGCAGCTTTTTATAGTGGTGCTATGTACAGTCTTTCAGGACAATCGATTCCTTCGGATTGTCAGTATGTGGGCTTAGGACATATCCACCGACCACAGCAAATCCCTAATGCTGCACCAACCTATTATGCAGGTTCGCTAATTCAAGTGGATTTTGGTGAAGTAGATGAAGAGAAAGGATTTAATTTAATTGAAGTGGAAACTGGGCGACCTGCTAAAGTGCGATTTCAACCGCTTACTTGTCATAAACCACTTAAGCTTGTGGAATGTCATCTAGAGCAACTCGACGAGCATCTGGCATCTCATCACAATTTTGAAGGCTATTTGAAATTTGCGATCGCTGTGGATACGCCGCCCATTGGACTCGCAGATCGGGTGCGAAAAGTTTGTCCGCAAGCTGTGATCATCGAACCTAAGCTAATTGTGAATGATTCAGTACAGATTCCTGAATCCAAGAATAATGCTCGATCCGATCCGATCACTGAGTTTCAAAAGTTTTATCGCGATCGGCAAAAAAACTTATCTCCTGAAGTAATTACCGCTTTCAAAGAGTTGTATATGGAGTTTAGCGAAATATCCGCTTAA
- a CDS encoding cadmium resistance transporter: MEWFIGTVAIAFTAFTATNIDDILILTVFFAQVDAKFRPRHILIGQYLGFAVIILASLPGYFGSLIIDHKWIGLLGFLPVVIGLKELLKKPEEITVKSCVISTTNQSPLIAPQTYHVAAVTFANSGDNIGIYIPLFASSNVISLSITIATFLLLIAVWCYAAYQFSTHPAIAKFLSQYSNAIVPFVLIALGIYILYESDTYQLLPFFR; encoded by the coding sequence ATGGAATGGTTCATCGGTACTGTGGCGATCGCCTTTACCGCATTTACGGCTACAAATATCGATGATATTCTCATCTTGACTGTTTTTTTTGCTCAGGTTGATGCAAAATTCCGTCCTCGCCACATTCTCATTGGTCAATATCTAGGATTTGCCGTAATTATCCTTGCGAGTTTACCTGGATATTTCGGGAGTTTAATCATTGATCACAAATGGATTGGCTTACTAGGCTTTTTACCAGTTGTGATCGGTCTCAAGGAATTATTGAAAAAGCCAGAAGAAATTACAGTCAAGAGTTGTGTAATTTCTACTACCAATCAGTCACCACTAATTGCGCCACAAACCTATCACGTAGCCGCAGTTACATTTGCCAATAGTGGCGATAATATTGGTATTTATATTCCCTTATTTGCGAGTAGTAATGTAATTTCCCTTTCAATTACGATCGCTACATTTCTATTGCTAATCGCTGTGTGGTGTTATGCTGCTTATCAATTTAGCACTCATCCCGCGATCGCTAAGTTTCTTTCTCAATATAGCAATGCGATCGTGCCATTTGTGCTGATTGCTCTAGGTATCTATATCCTCTATGAGAGCGATACCTATCAGTTACTTCCTTTCTTTCGCTAA
- a CDS encoding cadmium resistance transporter: MNALLTSIPTALAAFTATNLDDVLILLLFFSQVSAALRKRHIVLGQYIGFGALVAASLSGYFGGLLMPRDWIGMLGILPIAIGLNRLFIPDIEDVESEENLQETSNSWFSNLLSPQVYSVAAVTFANGGDNVGIYVPLFASTTWESLLVILVVFFLMVGVWCYAAYHLIQVPAIADALTRYGNYLVPFVLIGLGILIMIDSHTLENRGLAVLSLLIGGLVVLNLGRNLAELNSSKEPQLEKISG; encoded by the coding sequence ATGAACGCACTACTAACTTCAATTCCCACAGCTCTAGCAGCCTTTACCGCGACAAACCTTGATGACGTACTTATTCTGCTACTGTTTTTCTCACAGGTAAGTGCAGCATTACGCAAACGCCATATTGTGCTTGGTCAATACATAGGATTTGGAGCACTAGTGGCAGCGAGTTTATCTGGATATTTTGGCGGACTATTGATGCCTCGTGACTGGATTGGTATGTTAGGGATTTTACCGATCGCCATTGGTCTTAATCGTCTCTTTATCCCCGATATTGAAGATGTTGAATCAGAAGAGAACCTTCAGGAAACATCAAATTCTTGGTTCTCTAACTTACTGTCTCCTCAAGTTTATAGCGTAGCGGCTGTTACCTTTGCCAATGGTGGTGACAATGTAGGAATTTATGTTCCGCTTTTTGCTAGCACTACTTGGGAAAGCTTGTTAGTAATTCTTGTTGTGTTCTTTTTGATGGTAGGGGTATGGTGCTATGCTGCCTATCACTTAATTCAAGTACCTGCGATCGCGGATGCTTTAACCCGTTATGGTAATTATCTAGTTCCTTTTGTGCTAATTGGATTAGGAATTCTGATCATGATCGATAGTCACACACTCGAAAATCGTGGGTTAGCCGTTCTCAGCTTATTAATTGGTGGCTTAGTTGTTTTAAACCTTGGTCGCAATCTTGCCGAACTCAACTCCTCTAAAGAGCCACAACTAGAAAAGATCTCTGGTTAG
- a CDS encoding MarR family winged helix-turn-helix transcriptional regulator, with the protein MGSKKSVRQTASESITPVLDSTLSKQCAAKVMETIPLVMRFIRADMRDRKATELSVPQFRTLAFLDRNPGASLVELSEHLGVTCATASANTERLVQRNFVHRCDHPSERRRVSLKLTPDGKAHLDAARDLTRAYIADLLDSLSEEQIAKIDDSLALLYQVFESKSTP; encoded by the coding sequence ATGGGATCGAAAAAGTCAGTTCGCCAAACAGCTTCAGAATCCATTACTCCAGTTTTGGACTCCACATTATCCAAACAATGTGCGGCAAAAGTAATGGAAACAATTCCTTTAGTCATGCGATTTATTCGAGCCGATATGCGCGATCGCAAGGCAACTGAACTATCGGTTCCCCAGTTTCGGACTCTAGCTTTTTTAGATCGTAACCCCGGTGCATCTCTCGTCGAACTTTCGGAACATTTGGGCGTAACCTGTGCCACTGCCTCAGCGAATACGGAACGCCTTGTCCAACGAAACTTTGTCCATCGCTGTGACCATCCATCGGAACGTCGTCGTGTTTCTCTAAAATTGACCCCCGACGGTAAAGCACACCTTGATGCTGCCAGAGATTTAACCCGTGCCTATATAGCTGATCTGCTGGACTCCTTGAGTGAAGAACAGATCGCCAAAATTGATGACAGTTTAGCACTTCTCTACCAAGTTTTTGAATCCAAATCTACTCCGTGA
- a CDS encoding YidH family protein, with amino-acid sequence MQLSFKPKNSTDATTLTGKQNPNRVRDHLANERTYLSWMRMAIALLGVGVIVVRLRILRPPMLPTPGNGWKLGLAFSIIGMLTVWLSTHHYFAVRHDIDADTFDPPDRWVVLFSLAITFIGAGVIYYVFAAPLEQMSLIIPD; translated from the coding sequence ATGCAATTATCCTTCAAGCCCAAAAATAGTACAGATGCAACTACCCTAACTGGAAAACAAAATCCTAATCGCGTACGCGATCATTTAGCCAACGAAAGAACCTATCTATCATGGATGCGGATGGCGATCGCCCTATTAGGCGTTGGTGTGATCGTAGTCCGTTTAAGAATTTTACGTCCTCCGATGTTGCCTACCCCTGGCAATGGCTGGAAATTGGGATTAGCATTTTCCATTATCGGGATGTTAACAGTGTGGCTCTCAACGCATCATTATTTTGCGGTACGTCATGATATTGATGCTGATACTTTCGATCCACCAGATCGTTGGGTTGTGCTATTTAGCTTAGCAATCACATTCATTGGCGCTGGTGTGATCTATTACGTGTTCGCTGCACCATTAGAACAAATGAGTCTAATTATTCCTGATTAG
- a CDS encoding MFS transporter encodes MSSLPQSPNQESSQTSPKINQLSDRPDPFAALRIRDFRLFAIGRILIFTSFQMQTVALGWEIYDRTGSALALGGVGLAQVTPMILLTLLAGHVADRHDRKKTILFAIFLLIICSLGLATISYGKGAIAWIYVILALIGIGRAFLKPASDAFVWQLIPINMFTNAATWNSSSFQIAAVAGPALGGLVIAILGNATGVYLFSALAALSCFIAVVVIPKRPVTYSSEPISIKSLSAGFKFVWYNQLILASISLDLFAVLLGGATALLPIFAKDILQVGPLELGFLQAAPSIGALTMAVIIAHLPPFRRAGLAMLWSVVGFGIVTIIFGLSRWFWLSLLMLVFSGALDMISVVIRHTLVQIRTPENLRGRVAAVNSVFISASNELGGFESGLAAAVFGPIIAVVGGGIGTIAVVFATLWLFPSLKNLGALEDYREPDLETSEVQASKV; translated from the coding sequence ATGAGTTCTCTTCCGCAAAGCCCCAATCAAGAATCTTCGCAAACTTCACCTAAAATCAACCAACTCTCCGATCGCCCTGATCCTTTTGCGGCACTCAGAATTCGTGATTTTCGCCTCTTTGCGATCGGCAGAATTCTCATTTTTACCTCCTTCCAAATGCAAACCGTAGCCCTTGGTTGGGAGATTTACGATCGCACTGGTTCTGCTTTAGCCTTGGGAGGTGTAGGCTTGGCACAAGTCACACCGATGATCCTATTAACGTTATTAGCAGGACATGTCGCCGATCGCCATGATCGCAAAAAGACAATCCTATTCGCGATTTTCCTGCTCATTATCTGCTCCCTCGGACTTGCCACTATTTCCTATGGCAAAGGGGCGATCGCATGGATCTATGTAATTCTTGCCTTGATTGGCATTGGTCGCGCTTTCCTAAAACCCGCCAGTGATGCCTTTGTCTGGCAGTTAATCCCTATCAATATGTTTACCAATGCTGCCACTTGGAACAGTAGCAGTTTCCAAATCGCGGCTGTGGCAGGGCCTGCTTTAGGAGGATTAGTGATCGCGATTCTTGGTAACGCTACGGGAGTATATCTATTTTCGGCATTGGCGGCACTATCTTGTTTTATCGCTGTGGTAGTCATTCCCAAACGCCCAGTCACCTACTCTTCGGAACCAATATCGATCAAGTCTCTATCCGCAGGTTTCAAATTTGTTTGGTATAATCAGCTTATCCTCGCTTCAATTTCCCTTGATCTTTTTGCAGTGCTCCTCGGCGGCGCAACTGCCCTCTTACCAATTTTTGCGAAGGATATTCTCCAAGTTGGTCCCTTAGAACTCGGCTTTCTCCAAGCTGCACCATCAATTGGAGCCTTAACGATGGCTGTAATCATCGCTCACTTGCCACCGTTCCGTCGTGCAGGCTTAGCGATGCTCTGGTCAGTCGTTGGGTTCGGTATAGTCACGATTATCTTTGGGCTATCCCGATGGTTCTGGCTCTCACTGTTGATGCTAGTCTTTAGCGGAGCGCTCGACATGATTAGCGTTGTCATTCGCCATACCCTCGTCCAAATTCGCACCCCCGAAAATTTGCGTGGTCGGGTTGCGGCGGTCAATAGCGTATTTATCAGCGCATCCAATGAGCTAGGCGGCTTTGAGTCAGGTTTAGCAGCAGCAGTTTTTGGTCCGATTATCGCTGTCGTTGGTGGTGGCATTGGTACGATCGCCGTAGTATTTGCTACTCTCTGGCTATTCCCCAGTCTCAAAAATCTCGGTGCATTAGAAGATTATCGCGAACCAGATTTGGAAACATCAGAAGTCCAAGCTTCAAAAGTGTGA
- a CDS encoding LysR substrate-binding domain-containing protein, whose amino-acid sequence MTLEQLRIFLAVAEHLHFTRAAEALYITQPAVSAAIQSLEAWYGVKLFHRIGRHIEITDAGLLLQTEAMEIIDRIKLMERGLRELNDLQRGELKLGTSLTIGNYWLPAKISRFQELYPNITIKCTLANTEEICDGTAAGLFDLGLIEADVKPSLQKDLAQEEIGSDRLLIVVGKSHPWYERPKITVDDLGKTAWVMRESGSGTQQVFEQALLSWGVNPSELEIMLVLSSGEMVKSALESSARAAAISELMVQKEFQLGTLRLVKVMDSDRRKSLEITRPFLKLQHNKRFQTRVAKVFGEILRQ is encoded by the coding sequence ATGACTCTCGAACAGTTACGAATTTTCCTTGCAGTTGCTGAACATTTGCATTTCACTCGTGCTGCCGAAGCCCTATATATCACTCAACCTGCTGTCAGTGCAGCTATTCAAAGTCTAGAAGCTTGGTACGGAGTAAAGCTATTTCATCGCATCGGTCGCCACATTGAAATTACTGATGCAGGTCTATTATTGCAAACTGAAGCTATGGAAATTATCGATCGTATTAAATTAATGGAGAGAGGGTTACGTGAACTTAACGATCTCCAACGTGGTGAACTAAAGCTAGGAACGAGTTTAACGATTGGCAACTATTGGCTACCTGCCAAAATCAGCAGATTTCAGGAACTTTATCCAAATATCACAATCAAATGTACCCTTGCCAACACTGAAGAAATTTGTGATGGAACTGCTGCGGGGTTATTTGATTTAGGTTTGATCGAAGCTGATGTGAAGCCATCATTACAAAAGGACTTAGCTCAAGAAGAAATTGGTAGCGATCGCCTGCTTATTGTCGTGGGTAAGTCTCATCCATGGTATGAACGCCCAAAGATCACCGTTGATGATTTGGGCAAAACTGCATGGGTGATGCGTGAGTCAGGTTCAGGTACACAACAAGTATTTGAACAAGCTTTGCTTAGTTGGGGAGTGAATCCTTCGGAGTTAGAAATTATGTTAGTGCTCAGCAGTGGCGAGATGGTAAAATCGGCTCTAGAAAGCAGTGCAAGGGCTGCTGCCATCTCTGAACTGATGGTTCAGAAAGAGTTTCAATTAGGAACCTTACGTCTGGTCAAAGTTATGGATAGTGATCGCCGCAAATCATTGGAAATTACCAGACCATTTCTCAAACTTCAACATAATAAACGTTTTCAAACCCGTGTTGCCAAAGTGTTTGGCGAGATTTTACGTCAGTAA